A window from Streptomyces sp. NBC_00335 encodes these proteins:
- a CDS encoding peptide MFS transporter: protein MASSLTKDSAGNATEKTFLGHPSGLAFLFMTEMWERYSFYGMRALLVLFLATNVADGGLGMNDATAVAIYSVYNAMVYLLALPGGWLGDRVWGARKAVAVAGVVIMTGHFLLAVPSSISFFIGLALIAAGSGVLKANISTMVGQLYTDKNDPRRDGGFTIFYMGINLGAFVAPLTIGYVGQEVNWHLGFAMAGVGMALGLAFYFFGFRHLNPVSNQVPSPLSAAEKSSVLKKGLIWLGVAVAAYAVIGLAGIFTINYALWPLTIAGLVLPAWAILRIKRDKDLSTVERSRMSAYVWFFAAAAIFWAIYDQTGSTLALFAKDSTDSTLFGFNFPESWFQSLNPLFVMALAPLFAMLWVALARRSKEPTTLAKFSFALVMIGVSFGVMMMAQGLATGDTKVSPMWLVGVYFIQTVGELTLSPVGLSLTTKLAPQKYASQMMGVFFLAVTAGDSTIALLQLIGAPTDTQGWFASQGALAVLAGIAIYMYRKKVQPLMGGVH from the coding sequence ATGGCTTCCAGCCTGACGAAGGACTCGGCCGGTAACGCCACCGAGAAGACCTTCCTCGGCCACCCCAGCGGCCTCGCCTTCCTCTTCATGACGGAGATGTGGGAGCGCTACAGCTTCTACGGCATGCGCGCGCTGCTCGTGCTCTTCCTGGCCACCAACGTCGCCGACGGTGGTCTCGGGATGAACGACGCGACCGCGGTCGCGATCTACTCCGTCTACAACGCGATGGTCTACCTCCTCGCCCTCCCGGGCGGCTGGCTCGGTGACCGCGTGTGGGGTGCCCGCAAGGCCGTGGCCGTTGCCGGTGTCGTGATCATGACGGGTCACTTCCTGCTGGCGGTGCCCTCGTCCATCTCGTTCTTCATCGGCCTGGCGCTCATCGCCGCCGGTTCCGGTGTCCTCAAGGCCAACATCTCCACGATGGTCGGCCAGCTGTACACCGACAAGAACGACCCCCGCCGTGACGGCGGCTTCACGATCTTCTACATGGGCATCAACCTCGGTGCCTTCGTCGCGCCGCTGACCATCGGCTACGTCGGCCAGGAGGTCAACTGGCACCTCGGCTTCGCCATGGCCGGTGTCGGCATGGCCCTGGGCCTCGCCTTCTACTTCTTCGGCTTCCGCCACCTGAACCCGGTCTCGAACCAGGTTCCGAGCCCGCTGAGCGCCGCCGAGAAGTCCTCCGTCCTCAAGAAGGGCCTGATCTGGCTCGGCGTCGCCGTCGCCGCCTACGCGGTCATCGGCCTGGCCGGCATCTTCACGATCAACTACGCGCTGTGGCCGCTGACCATCGCCGGTCTGGTCCTCCCCGCCTGGGCGATCCTGCGCATCAAGCGCGACAAGGACCTCTCCACGGTCGAGCGCTCGCGCATGTCGGCGTACGTCTGGTTCTTCGCCGCCGCCGCGATCTTCTGGGCGATCTACGACCAGACCGGCTCCACGCTGGCGCTGTTCGCGAAGGACAGCACGGACAGCACGCTGTTCGGCTTCAACTTCCCGGAGAGCTGGTTCCAGTCCCTGAACCCGCTGTTCGTGATGGCGCTCGCGCCCCTCTTCGCGATGCTGTGGGTGGCGCTGGCCCGTCGCTCCAAGGAGCCCACCACCCTCGCGAAGTTCTCCTTCGCGCTGGTCATGATCGGCGTCTCCTTCGGCGTCATGATGATGGCCCAGGGCCTGGCCACCGGTGACACGAAGGTCAGCCCGATGTGGCTGGTCGGCGTGTACTTCATCCAGACCGTCGGTGAGCTCACCCTCTCCCCCGTCGGCCTGTCGCTGACCACCAAGCTGGCGCCGCAGAAGTACGCCTCGCAGATGATGGGCGTCTTCTTCCTCGCGGTCACCGCGGGCGACTCCACGATCGCTCTGCTCCAGCTGATCGGTGCCCCGACGGACACCCAGGGCTGGTTCGCCAGCCAGGGCGCGCTGGCGGTGCTCGCCGGTATCGCGATCTACATGTACCGCAAGAAGGTCCAGCCCCTCATGGGCGGCGTGCACTGA
- a CDS encoding response regulator transcription factor, whose amino-acid sequence MTRVLLAEDDASISEPLARALRREGYEVEVREDGPTALDAGLQGGIDLVVLDLGLPGMDGLEVARRLRAEGHGFPILVLTARADEVDTVVGLDAGADDYVTKPFRLAELLARVRALLRRGANEASQAPATHGVRIDVESHRAWMGEEELQLTAKEFDLLRVLVRDAGRVVTRDQLMREVWDTTWWSSTKTLDMHISWLRKKLGDDAANPRYIATVRGVGFRFEKS is encoded by the coding sequence ATGACGCGTGTACTGCTCGCCGAGGACGACGCATCCATCTCGGAACCCCTGGCCCGCGCCCTGCGCCGGGAGGGGTACGAGGTCGAGGTCCGGGAGGACGGCCCCACCGCCCTGGACGCGGGACTGCAGGGCGGCATCGATCTCGTCGTCCTGGACCTGGGCCTGCCGGGCATGGACGGTCTTGAGGTCGCCCGAAGGCTGCGCGCCGAGGGCCACGGCTTCCCGATCCTGGTCCTGACCGCCCGCGCCGACGAGGTCGACACGGTCGTGGGCCTGGACGCCGGCGCCGACGACTACGTGACCAAGCCCTTCCGTCTCGCCGAGCTGCTCGCCCGCGTCCGGGCCCTGCTGCGGCGCGGCGCCAACGAGGCCTCCCAGGCGCCCGCCACCCACGGGGTGCGCATCGACGTCGAATCGCACCGCGCCTGGATGGGCGAGGAGGAGCTCCAGCTCACGGCGAAGGAGTTCGACCTGCTGCGCGTCCTCGTCCGCGACGCCGGCCGGGTCGTCACCCGCGACCAGCTGATGCGCGAGGTCTGGGACACCACTTGGTGGTCCTCCACCAAGACCCTCGACATGCACATCTCCTGGCTGCGCAAGAAGCTCGGCGACGACGCGGCCAACCCCCGCTACATCGCCACCGTCCGTGGAGTCGGCTTCCGCTTCGAGAAGAGCTGA
- a CDS encoding ATP-binding protein, whose translation MRRRLINSTLAVVLVVIAVFGVSLVIVETRTITSSAQDRIESEALRLVGIVESDVLEKKQVDPGTLAEQLDPGRYARITIPGREPVEIGTRITDSVIRGTARGEQGETVVVEESRSTVTREVGRTLAVVGAVALLAVVAAVLLAVRQANRLASPLTDLAETAERLGSGDPRPRHKRYGVPELDRVADVLDSSAERIGRMLTAERRLAADASHQLRTPLTALSMRLEEITVTDDLETVREEATIALTQVERLTDVVQRLLTNSRDPRTGSAVPFDLDEVVKQQLEEWRPAYRSAGRAVVRSGKTGIRAVGTPGAVSQVLATLVENSLMHGGGTVALRTRVIGNQAVLEVTDEGPGVPPDLGNRIFERAISGRNSTGIGLAVARDLAEADGGRLELLQTRPPVFALFLSRTAPTPSEPEQTVR comes from the coding sequence ATGCGCCGCCGCCTGATCAACTCCACGCTCGCCGTCGTGCTCGTGGTCATCGCCGTCTTCGGGGTCTCCCTCGTCATCGTCGAGACCCGCACCATCACCAGCAGCGCCCAGGACCGCATCGAGTCCGAGGCGCTGCGGCTGGTGGGCATCGTCGAGAGCGACGTCCTGGAGAAGAAGCAGGTCGACCCCGGCACCCTCGCCGAACAGCTCGACCCCGGCCGGTACGCCCGGATCACGATCCCCGGCCGGGAGCCCGTCGAGATCGGCACGCGCATCACCGACAGCGTCATCCGGGGCACCGCCCGCGGGGAGCAGGGCGAGACCGTGGTCGTCGAGGAGTCCCGCTCCACCGTCACCCGCGAGGTCGGCCGCACCCTGGCCGTGGTCGGCGCGGTCGCCCTGCTCGCCGTCGTGGCGGCCGTCCTGCTCGCCGTACGCCAGGCCAACCGGCTGGCCTCCCCGCTGACCGACCTCGCCGAGACGGCCGAGCGCCTGGGATCCGGCGACCCGCGGCCCCGCCACAAGCGGTACGGGGTCCCCGAGCTGGACCGGGTCGCGGACGTACTGGACTCCAGCGCCGAGCGGATCGGCCGCATGCTCACCGCCGAGCGGCGCCTGGCCGCGGACGCCTCGCACCAGCTGCGCACCCCGCTGACGGCCCTGTCGATGCGGCTGGAGGAGATCACCGTCACCGACGACCTGGAGACCGTACGGGAGGAGGCGACGATCGCCCTCACCCAGGTGGAACGGCTCACGGACGTGGTCCAGCGGCTCCTGACGAACTCCAGGGACCCGCGCACGGGCTCCGCCGTCCCCTTCGACCTCGACGAGGTCGTCAAACAGCAGCTGGAGGAGTGGCGCCCCGCCTACCGCAGCGCAGGCAGGGCCGTCGTCCGCTCCGGGAAGACCGGCATCCGCGCCGTGGGCACCCCGGGCGCCGTCTCGCAGGTCCTGGCGACCCTCGTGGAGAACTCCCTCATGCACGGCGGCGGCACCGTGGCCCTGCGGACCCGCGTGATCGGCAACCAGGCCGTACTGGAGGTCACGGACGAGGGGCCGGGCGTCCCGCCCGACCTCGGCAACCGGATCTTCGAGCGGGCCATCAGCGGCCGCAACTCCACCGGCATCGGCCTCGCCGTGGCCCGGGACCTCGCGGAGGCCGACGGCGGCCGCCTGGAGCTCCTCCAGACCCGGCCGCCGGTGTTCGCCCTCTTCCTCAGCCGGACCGCGCCGACGCCCTCCGAACCGGAGCAGACGGTCCGCTGA
- a CDS encoding GtrA family protein codes for MSKPESGSVLDRVRGLAREIARFGAVGGLGVLVNLGVFNLIRQVTDLQVVRASVIATLVAIVTNYLGFRYFAYRDRADRTGAGRTRELGLFVAFSAIGLVIENGILFTATYGFHWDGPLASNFFKFTGIGIATVFRFWSYRTWVFKALPTPAAASLVVEQRDGHAPADVQAPARTPETAAN; via the coding sequence ATGAGCAAGCCGGAGAGCGGATCCGTCCTCGACCGCGTGCGCGGGCTCGCGCGCGAGATCGCCAGGTTCGGGGCCGTCGGCGGGCTGGGAGTCCTGGTCAACCTGGGCGTCTTCAACCTGATCAGGCAGGTCACCGACCTCCAGGTGGTGCGCGCGAGCGTGATAGCCACCCTGGTGGCCATCGTCACGAACTACCTGGGCTTCCGCTACTTCGCCTACCGGGACCGGGCCGACCGGACCGGAGCGGGCCGCACCCGTGAGCTCGGGCTGTTCGTCGCCTTCAGCGCGATCGGGCTCGTGATCGAGAACGGCATCCTGTTCACGGCCACGTACGGCTTCCACTGGGACGGGCCGCTCGCCTCGAACTTCTTCAAGTTCACCGGCATCGGCATCGCCACCGTGTTCCGCTTCTGGTCCTATCGGACCTGGGTCTTCAAGGCCCTGCCCACGCCGGCCGCGGCCTCCCTGGTCGTCGAGCAGCGTGACGGCCATGCCCCGGCGGACGTGCAGGCGCCGGCGCGGACCCCGGAGACCGCCGCGAACTGA
- a CDS encoding 5-(carboxyamino)imidazole ribonucleotide synthase, translating into MTFPVVGMVGGGQLARMTHEAGIPLGIRFKILSDTPQDSAAQVVSDVVIGDYRDLETLRAFARGCDVITFDHEHVPIAHLRALEADGVPVRPGPDALMHAADKGVMRAKLDEIGAPSPRHRIVSDPADAAAFAEEVGGFPVILKTVRGGYDGKGVWFVRTPADAEAPFKAGVPVLAEEKVDFVRELAANIVRSPHGQAVSYPVVESIQVDGVCDTVIAPAPNLSEALAGEAQALALRIAMELDVTGHLAVELFETTDGRILVNELAMRPHNSGHWTQDGAITSQFANHVRAVLDLPLGDPRPRARWTVMANVLGGDYPDMYAAYLHCMAHDPQLKIHMYGKDVKQGRKVGHVNTYGDDLDDVLERARHAAGYLRGTITE; encoded by the coding sequence GTGACGTTCCCGGTAGTCGGCATGGTCGGCGGCGGACAGCTCGCCCGCATGACCCACGAGGCGGGTATCCCCCTCGGCATCAGATTCAAGATCCTCAGTGACACCCCACAGGACTCGGCGGCCCAGGTCGTGAGCGACGTCGTCATCGGCGACTATCGCGATCTGGAGACCCTGCGCGCCTTCGCGCGCGGCTGTGACGTGATCACCTTCGACCACGAGCACGTGCCCATCGCGCACCTGCGGGCCCTGGAAGCCGACGGCGTACCCGTCCGCCCGGGGCCCGACGCGTTGATGCACGCCGCGGACAAGGGGGTGATGCGCGCCAAGCTCGACGAGATCGGCGCGCCCAGCCCCCGCCACCGGATCGTGAGCGATCCGGCGGACGCGGCGGCCTTCGCCGAAGAGGTCGGCGGGTTCCCCGTCATCCTCAAGACGGTGCGCGGCGGGTACGACGGAAAGGGCGTGTGGTTCGTCCGTACGCCGGCGGACGCCGAGGCCCCGTTCAAGGCGGGCGTCCCGGTCCTGGCCGAGGAGAAGGTGGACTTCGTCCGCGAGCTCGCGGCCAACATCGTCCGCTCCCCGCACGGCCAGGCCGTGTCCTACCCGGTCGTGGAGTCCATCCAGGTGGACGGGGTGTGCGACACGGTCATCGCCCCCGCCCCGAACCTCTCGGAGGCCCTCGCCGGCGAGGCCCAGGCCCTGGCCCTGCGCATCGCCATGGAGCTCGACGTGACCGGCCACCTGGCCGTGGAGCTCTTCGAGACCACCGACGGCCGGATCCTGGTCAACGAACTGGCGATGCGCCCGCACAACAGCGGCCACTGGACCCAGGACGGTGCCATCACCTCCCAGTTCGCCAACCACGTACGGGCCGTCCTGGACCTCCCCCTCGGCGACCCGCGCCCCCGCGCCCGCTGGACGGTCATGGCCAACGTGCTCGGCGGGGACTACCCCGACATGTACGCGGCGTACCTGCACTGCATGGCCCACGACCCCCAGCTGAAGATCCACATGTACGGCAAGGACGTGAAACAGGGCCGCAAGGTCGGCCACGTCAACACCTACGGCGACGATCTTGACGATGTGCTGGAGCGCGCACGTCACGCAGCCGGCTACCTCAGAGGAACGATCACCGAATGA
- the purE gene encoding 5-(carboxyamino)imidazole ribonucleotide mutase produces the protein MSTSAAAPVIGIVMGSDSDWPVMEAAAQALDEFEIPYEVDVVSAHRMPREMIAYGERADGRGLKAIIAGAGGAAHLPGMLASVTPLPVIGVPVPLKYLDGMDSLMSIVQMPAGIPVATVSIAGARNAGLLAVRMLAAHDPELRARMNDFLQDLNDQATEKGKRLRNKVAGQDSFGFGK, from the coding sequence ATGAGCACCTCCGCAGCAGCTCCCGTCATCGGCATCGTCATGGGCTCGGACTCCGACTGGCCCGTCATGGAGGCCGCCGCCCAGGCCCTCGACGAGTTCGAGATCCCCTACGAGGTCGACGTGGTCTCCGCGCACCGGATGCCGCGCGAGATGATCGCGTACGGGGAGCGGGCCGACGGGCGCGGCCTCAAGGCGATCATCGCGGGCGCGGGCGGCGCCGCCCACCTGCCCGGCATGCTCGCCTCCGTCACCCCGCTGCCGGTCATCGGCGTACCGGTCCCGCTGAAGTACCTCGACGGCATGGACTCCCTGATGTCGATCGTGCAGATGCCGGCCGGAATCCCCGTCGCCACCGTCTCGATCGCCGGCGCCCGCAACGCCGGGCTGCTCGCCGTACGGATGCTGGCCGCGCACGACCCGGAGCTGCGCGCGCGGATGAACGACTTCCTGCAGGACCTCAACGACCAGGCGACCGAGAAGGGCAAGCGGCTGCGCAACAAGGTGGCCGGCCAGGACTCCTTCGGATTCGGCAAGTGA
- a CDS encoding dipeptidase has protein sequence MSAAGTAGGTGAARHLDAARELLAEHPVVDGHNDLPWALRETVRYDLDRRDIGRDQKGHLHTDIPRLRAGGVGAQFWSVYVRSDYAGDDAVSATLEQIDVVAQLIDRYPRDLVRALTADDMEAARAEGRIASLMGAEGGHSINNSLATLRALHQLGVRYMTLTHNDTIDWADSATDEPRHGGLSDFGREVVREMNRIGMLVDLSHVAATTMRDALAVTAAPVVFSHSSARAVCDHVRNIPDDVLALLPANGGVAMATFVPKFILPAAVEWTLAADENLRAHGHHHLDTTPAAMALHRAFEEARPRPVATAATVADHLDHMREVAGVDHIGIGGDYDGTAFTPAGLDDVAGYPNLVAELLARRWSKADLAKLTWSNAVRTLRDAEAVAREQSASRGPSNAVLPAPAAP, from the coding sequence GTGAGCGCGGCGGGCACGGCGGGCGGGACGGGCGCCGCCCGGCACCTGGACGCCGCGCGCGAACTGCTCGCCGAGCACCCGGTCGTCGACGGCCACAACGACCTGCCCTGGGCCCTGCGCGAGACCGTGCGCTACGACCTGGACCGGCGGGACATCGGCCGCGACCAGAAGGGCCACCTGCACACCGACATCCCCCGGCTGCGCGCCGGCGGGGTCGGTGCGCAGTTCTGGTCGGTCTACGTGCGCTCCGACTACGCGGGGGACGACGCGGTCAGCGCCACCCTGGAGCAGATCGACGTCGTCGCCCAGCTGATCGACCGTTACCCGCGCGATCTGGTGCGGGCCCTGACGGCCGACGACATGGAGGCGGCGCGCGCCGAGGGCCGGATCGCCTCGCTGATGGGCGCCGAGGGCGGGCACTCCATCAACAACTCGCTCGCCACCCTGCGCGCCCTGCACCAGCTCGGCGTGCGGTACATGACGCTCACGCACAACGACACCATCGACTGGGCGGACTCCGCGACCGACGAGCCCCGGCACGGCGGTCTCAGCGATTTCGGCCGCGAGGTCGTCCGGGAGATGAACCGGATCGGCATGCTCGTCGACCTCTCGCACGTCGCCGCGACCACGATGCGCGACGCCCTCGCGGTCACGGCCGCGCCGGTGGTCTTCTCGCACTCCTCGGCGCGGGCGGTCTGCGACCACGTGCGCAACATCCCCGACGACGTGCTGGCACTGCTGCCGGCCAACGGCGGGGTCGCGATGGCCACCTTCGTGCCCAAGTTCATCCTGCCGGCGGCCGTGGAGTGGACCCTGGCCGCCGACGAGAACCTGCGCGCGCACGGCCACCACCACCTCGACACCACTCCGGCGGCGATGGCCCTGCACCGGGCCTTCGAGGAGGCGCGCCCGCGCCCGGTGGCCACGGCCGCCACGGTCGCCGACCACCTCGACCACATGCGCGAGGTGGCCGGCGTCGACCACATCGGCATCGGCGGGGACTACGACGGCACCGCCTTCACCCCGGCCGGGCTGGACGACGTGGCCGGGTACCCCAACCTGGTCGCCGAGCTGCTGGCACGCCGCTGGTCCAAGGCCGACCTGGCCAAGCTGACCTGGTCGAACGCGGTACGGACGCTGCGCGACGCCGAAGCGGTGGCGCGCGAGCAGTCGGCCTCCCGGGGCCCGTCCAACGCGGTGCTGCCGGCGCCCGCCGCCCCCTGA